One window from the genome of Borrelia sp. A-FGy1 encodes:
- a CDS encoding DUF1506 family protein, with translation MSQALQRISKSSNRVINHFKQELDFYKQILSKDENYNTIKKEYSTLPVKFTGSLSSLSLKELDYFASLGVKDFTSYLKLHTNNIDLGIKSGDRIGIKNHFYLVETVKEYTRIGITYLEIIIIEEA, from the coding sequence ATGAGTCAAGCTTTACAAAGAATAAGTAAATCTAGCAATAGAGTAATTAATCACTTTAAGCAAGAGCTAGATTTTTACAAACAAATTCTAAGTAAAGATGAGAATTATAATACAATAAAAAAGGAATACTCAACCCTACCTGTAAAGTTTACAGGCAGTCTGTCTTCATTAAGTTTAAAAGAACTAGATTATTTTGCAAGTTTAGGGGTAAAAGATTTTACTTCTTATCTTAAGTTACATACAAATAACATAGATTTAGGAATAAAGTCAGGTGATAGGATAGGCATTAAAAATCACTTTTATTTGGTTGAAACTGTAAAAGAATATACAAGGATAGGTATCACATACCTAGAAATCATTATAATAGAGGAGGCCTGA
- a CDS encoding DUF764 family protein, whose product MLIDLHETQIYISQILQAFASYLLERRGISIQIINIINHPFLEDINTSSCNVVAIKIIDYGKLGKRELRSGGFYDSVNEYELIMSIYFICFANLVKYDEAEASQNPIDLLNRMTLMYQEFNSFLHNTSNIFKFSKSIDEKHTLKIKYVIHHIGRFTLNAPVTIKSKYSNKATASNIVTRVDVQVIKEEIT is encoded by the coding sequence ATGTTAATAGATTTACATGAAACACAAATATATATATCCCAAATCTTGCAAGCATTTGCCTCATATTTACTGGAAAGACGTGGAATTAGTATCCAGATTATCAATATCATAAATCATCCATTCTTAGAAGATATCAATACTAGTAGCTGTAATGTAGTAGCTATAAAAATTATAGATTATGGCAAACTAGGTAAGCGTGAACTTAGAAGTGGGGGCTTTTATGATAGTGTTAATGAATATGAGCTTATAATGAGCATATATTTCATATGCTTTGCTAATTTAGTTAAATATGATGAAGCAGAAGCTAGCCAAAACCCTATTGATTTACTTAATCGAATGACTCTAATGTATCAAGAGTTTAATTCATTCCTACACAATACTTCAAACATTTTCAAATTCAGCAAAAGTATAGATGAGAAGCATACCTTAAAGATAAAGTATGTGATACACCATATAGGACGCTTTACTCTAAATGCTCCTGTTACAATTAAGAGCAAATATAGTAATAAGGCAACCGCTAGCAATATTGTAACAAGAGTTGATGTCCAGGTTATAAAAGAGGAAATAACTTAA